From one Actinomyces sp. Marseille-P3109 genomic stretch:
- a CDS encoding ABC transporter substrate-binding protein — MRQSPLPASHHNVIRENSGDGSVRAGLPGGAVPGRRRRTGRLRRYGRLLAAASAVTMAAAVTAACSVGGAASATATGCAAYQAHQGHEGTTVTVSSSLTGTEAERFEASVAEFEKCTGIDVEHTGTTELRSQLLNGSGADLSSSKGASPSSQDNPDNLPDLAIVPQPGMVAELVDTGVVHPLPNAVNSNVEAGWDRHWIQVGIHASVPYAAPLMASVKSLVWYSPDAFKKAGYEVPGTWAELESLARKVRADHPDGSVTPWCVGASDGESTGWVMTDWLEDAMLSTQGPGAYETWASHRVPVDSSGAVEALDAVDSLVLADGNVAGGRGSVISRTPEQAGADLVKGSCLMLHASSSFESLFPEGTAITDADGANPVTVQAPSPTGGSAAGSSDAAEDGGESAAATASPTSKGTKVSAFVTPEADRSSDAVLVGTDYLVAFSRSDAANAVMEYLTSQDWARTRMAMGGVATAYQGVDPDLAPSDVGKRATRLLQSRETTVEMDASDSMPVGVGSSALWLGLSRWSTGAMTSTEALGQAESAWPKQK; from the coding sequence ATGCGACAGTCCCCTCTCCCTGCCTCCCACCACAACGTCATCCGTGAGAACTCCGGCGACGGCTCCGTTCGGGCCGGCCTGCCCGGCGGGGCGGTCCCGGGCCGACGACGCCGCACCGGTCGGCTGCGCCGCTACGGCCGTCTCCTGGCGGCCGCCAGCGCCGTGACCATGGCCGCCGCCGTCACCGCCGCCTGCTCGGTCGGCGGGGCCGCCTCCGCAACCGCAACCGGCTGCGCCGCCTACCAGGCCCACCAGGGCCACGAGGGCACCACCGTCACGGTCTCCAGCAGCCTGACCGGCACCGAGGCCGAGCGCTTCGAGGCCTCCGTGGCCGAGTTCGAGAAGTGCACGGGGATCGACGTCGAGCACACCGGTACCACCGAGCTGCGCTCCCAGCTGCTCAACGGCTCGGGCGCGGACCTGTCCTCCAGCAAGGGGGCGTCGCCGTCGAGCCAGGACAACCCCGATAACCTGCCTGACCTGGCGATCGTGCCGCAGCCCGGCATGGTGGCCGAGCTCGTCGACACCGGTGTGGTCCACCCGCTGCCGAACGCGGTCAACAGCAACGTGGAGGCCGGCTGGGACCGGCACTGGATCCAGGTCGGCATCCACGCCTCCGTGCCGTACGCCGCCCCGCTCATGGCCTCGGTGAAGTCCCTCGTGTGGTACTCGCCGGATGCGTTCAAGAAGGCCGGTTACGAGGTGCCCGGCACTTGGGCCGAGCTCGAGTCCCTCGCCCGCAAGGTCCGCGCCGATCACCCCGACGGCTCCGTGACGCCCTGGTGCGTGGGCGCCTCCGACGGGGAGTCCACCGGCTGGGTCATGACCGACTGGCTCGAGGACGCCATGCTCTCCACGCAGGGGCCCGGCGCCTACGAGACCTGGGCCTCGCACCGGGTGCCCGTCGACTCCTCGGGCGCCGTGGAGGCCCTCGACGCCGTCGACTCCCTGGTCCTGGCCGACGGGAACGTGGCCGGCGGGCGCGGCTCGGTCATCTCGCGGACCCCCGAGCAGGCCGGGGCCGACCTGGTCAAGGGCAGCTGCCTCATGCTGCACGCCTCCTCCTCCTTCGAGAGCCTCTTCCCGGAGGGCACCGCCATCACCGACGCCGACGGCGCCAACCCGGTGACGGTCCAGGCGCCCAGCCCGACCGGGGGCTCCGCTGCCGGGTCCTCAGACGCTGCCGAGGACGGTGGAGAGTCGGCCGCGGCGACGGCGTCGCCGACGTCGAAGGGCACCAAGGTCTCGGCCTTCGTCACCCCGGAGGCGGACCGCAGCTCGGATGCCGTGCTCGTGGGCACCGACTACCTCGTGGCCTTCTCCCGCTCGGATGCGGCCAACGCGGTCATGGAGTACCTGACCTCCCAGGACTGGGCCCGCACCCGGATGGCGATGGGCGGGGTGGCGACCGCCTACCAGGGCGTCGACCCGGACCTGGCGCCCAGCGACGTCGGCAAGCGCGCCACCAGGCTGCTCCAGTCGCGTGAGACGACCGTGGAGATGGACGCCTCCGACTCGATGCCCGTGGGTGTGGGCAGCAGTGCCCTGTGGCTGGGGCTGAGCCGCTGGTCGACCGGGGCGATGACCTCCACGGAGGCGCTCGGGCAGGCGGAGTCGGCCTGGCCGAAGCAGAAGTAG
- a CDS encoding AGE family epimerase/isomerase — MGLGWFGAPEHKRWLAYETHALLHYARAAQVPTGFGWIGQDGEVDLSHSVELWITGRMTFAFSLGALMGIPGCRRYADHGVRALNGPLRDSVNGGWYSAIGPEPDAEGRGVPIDPEGRKECYQHAFVLLAAATATAADRPGAHELLRDAMTIQDRYWWDEAQQMPIESYAFDFTGPEDYRGINAAMHTVEAYLATADVTGEVRWLERALKIVDFAVNVQAREHGWRLPEHYSVSWEPRLDYNRDEPAHPFRPYGVTPGHGLEWARLTVQLRGALINRSMSAPDWMLEAAERIFEQARTDGWRVDGAPGFVYTTDFDGKPVVHERMHWVVCEGISASAALRQALLDDGRGEIDVEHYEHCYRAWIDYAEEFLIEAPGVWTHELDRDNRPSTRTWAGHPDIYHALQTTLMARLPVWPAIGQALAEGRLDEPNSLLPARASKPHRRGFFGRS; from the coding sequence ATGGGACTGGGATGGTTCGGCGCGCCCGAGCACAAGCGTTGGCTCGCCTACGAGACGCATGCGCTGCTGCACTACGCGCGCGCCGCGCAGGTGCCCACCGGATTCGGATGGATCGGCCAGGACGGCGAGGTGGACCTCTCCCATTCCGTCGAGCTGTGGATCACCGGCCGCATGACCTTCGCCTTCTCCCTGGGGGCGCTCATGGGGATTCCCGGCTGCCGGCGTTACGCAGACCACGGCGTGCGCGCCCTGAATGGTCCCCTGCGCGATTCGGTCAACGGCGGCTGGTACTCGGCGATCGGCCCCGAGCCCGACGCCGAGGGGCGCGGCGTCCCGATCGATCCTGAGGGCCGCAAGGAGTGCTACCAGCACGCCTTCGTGCTCCTGGCCGCGGCCACCGCGACGGCTGCTGACCGGCCCGGCGCCCACGAGCTGCTGCGCGACGCCATGACGATCCAGGACCGCTACTGGTGGGACGAGGCCCAGCAGATGCCGATCGAGTCCTACGCCTTCGACTTCACAGGCCCCGAGGACTACCGCGGTATCAACGCCGCCATGCACACGGTGGAGGCCTACCTGGCCACCGCCGACGTCACCGGCGAGGTGCGTTGGCTGGAGCGGGCCCTGAAGATCGTCGACTTCGCGGTCAACGTGCAAGCCCGCGAGCACGGCTGGCGCCTGCCCGAGCACTACAGCGTCTCCTGGGAGCCGCGGCTCGACTACAACCGTGACGAGCCGGCTCACCCCTTCCGGCCCTACGGCGTCACCCCTGGCCACGGCCTGGAGTGGGCGCGTTTGACCGTGCAGCTGCGCGGCGCGCTCATCAACCGCTCCATGAGCGCGCCGGACTGGATGCTGGAGGCCGCCGAGCGCATCTTCGAGCAGGCCCGCACCGACGGCTGGCGCGTCGACGGCGCCCCCGGGTTCGTCTACACCACGGACTTCGACGGCAAGCCGGTGGTCCACGAGCGCATGCACTGGGTGGTCTGCGAGGGCATCTCGGCCTCGGCCGCCCTCCGTCAGGCCCTGCTCGACGACGGACGCGGGGAGATCGACGTCGAGCACTACGAGCACTGCTACCGGGCCTGGATCGACTACGCCGAGGAGTTCCTCATCGAGGCGCCCGGTGTGTGGACCCACGAGCTCGACCGCGACAACCGGCCCTCCACCCGCACCTGGGCCGGGCACCCGGACATCTACCACGCCTTGCAGACGACGCTCATGGCCCGCCTGCCGGTGTGGCCGGCGATCGGGCAGGCCCTGGCCGAGGGGCGGCTCGACGAGCCGAACTCCCTGCTGCCGGCGCGTGCCAGCAAGCCGCACCGGCGCGGGTTCTTCGGCAGGTCCTGA
- a CDS encoding TetR family transcriptional regulator yields the protein MAWDTEGTKRKIKDAATAEFTRHGPAGTTVERIAKRAGVNKERVYNYFGSKDRLFSAILRDELTKAAEAVPPAFDEGEDVGDYAGRLYDYHRQRPELIRLLCWEALTFDGEVPEEELRREHYQRKIAGVRSGQETGALARDVDPGALMLMIMSLTGWWSTVPQVTRMLCGPLDDEEAHDRRRAVVVDAARRLAAPRD from the coding sequence ATGGCCTGGGACACCGAGGGCACCAAGCGCAAGATCAAGGACGCCGCCACGGCCGAGTTCACCCGCCACGGGCCCGCCGGGACGACCGTCGAACGGATCGCCAAGCGGGCCGGTGTCAACAAGGAGCGCGTCTACAACTACTTCGGCTCCAAGGATCGCCTGTTCTCCGCGATCCTGCGCGACGAGCTGACCAAGGCGGCCGAGGCCGTTCCGCCCGCCTTCGATGAGGGGGAGGACGTGGGCGACTACGCCGGGCGCCTGTACGACTACCACCGGCAACGCCCCGAGCTCATTCGGCTCCTGTGTTGGGAGGCCCTCACCTTCGACGGCGAGGTGCCCGAGGAGGAGCTACGGCGCGAGCACTACCAGCGCAAGATCGCGGGGGTGCGCAGCGGCCAGGAGACCGGCGCCCTTGCTCGGGATGTCGACCCCGGTGCGCTCATGCTCATGATCATGTCCCTGACGGGCTGGTGGTCCACCGTGCCCCAGGTGACGCGGATGCTGTGCGGGCCCCTGGATGACGAGGAGGCGCACGATCGCCGGCGCGCCGTCGTCGTCGACGCGGCCCGCCGGCTCGCCGCGCCCCGCGACTGA
- a CDS encoding HAD family hydrolase, whose protein sequence is MSPTPSSSSSTTPEPLPGAVGGSVSPEPTGNGPAVNPETGIAPAGQPLTHLGSSTEYIGYLDNLENSAGSAGGDGGRVLRRRALDHEEYHALVQDRMRNLDALEAAGGARLTPGEGLVVALDVDGTILDLDGRVSERVMASIARLRAHEVPVVISTGRGIAAAMPVVRHLGMTAGWMVCANGALTLRLDPDAPGGYEVVDSRTFDPRTAIETLHAAVPDGIIAVEDPGVGFKVSRLFPNGELIEDQRVVTLDELVSQPVTRVVLRAPGMSVERFSEIVAGSGLHSVEYAIGWTAWLDVAPEGVTKASALEALIARLGADSAHTLAVGDGSNDVEMIEWAGAGVVMGSAPQWVRDRGDILTEPVWRDGCAAVLDALIERVRHP, encoded by the coding sequence ATGAGCCCCACGCCATCGTCCTCCTCGTCGACGACGCCGGAGCCCTTGCCAGGCGCCGTCGGCGGCTCCGTCAGCCCTGAGCCCACGGGCAACGGCCCGGCCGTCAACCCCGAGACCGGGATCGCGCCGGCCGGCCAGCCCCTGACCCACCTGGGCAGCTCCACCGAGTACATCGGGTACCTCGACAACCTCGAGAACAGTGCCGGAAGCGCCGGGGGAGACGGTGGGCGCGTGCTGCGCCGGCGGGCCCTGGATCACGAGGAGTACCACGCCCTCGTCCAGGACCGGATGCGGAACCTCGACGCCCTGGAGGCCGCCGGCGGGGCTCGGCTCACACCCGGCGAGGGGCTCGTCGTCGCCCTCGACGTCGACGGCACCATCCTCGACCTGGACGGGCGCGTCTCGGAGCGGGTCATGGCCTCCATCGCCCGCCTGCGCGCCCACGAGGTCCCCGTGGTCATCTCCACCGGGCGCGGGATCGCTGCCGCCATGCCGGTGGTGCGCCACCTGGGGATGACCGCCGGCTGGATGGTGTGCGCCAACGGCGCCCTGACCCTGCGGCTCGACCCGGATGCCCCTGGTGGCTACGAGGTGGTCGACTCGCGCACCTTCGACCCGCGCACCGCCATCGAGACCCTGCACGCCGCCGTGCCCGACGGCATCATCGCCGTGGAGGACCCCGGCGTCGGGTTCAAGGTCTCCCGACTCTTCCCCAACGGCGAGCTCATCGAGGACCAGCGGGTCGTCACCCTCGACGAGCTCGTCTCCCAGCCGGTCACCCGCGTGGTCCTGCGGGCCCCGGGCATGTCCGTGGAGCGCTTCTCCGAGATCGTGGCCGGCTCCGGGCTGCACTCGGTGGAGTACGCCATCGGCTGGACGGCCTGGCTCGACGTCGCTCCCGAGGGCGTCACCAAGGCCTCCGCCCTCGAGGCGCTCATCGCCCGCCTGGGCGCCGACTCCGCCCACACCCTCGCGGTCGGGGACGGCTCCAACGACGTCGAGATGATCGAGTGGGCCGGGGCCGGAGTCGTCATGGGCAGCGCGCCCCAGTGGGTGCGCGACCGCGGCGATATCCTGACCGAGCCCGTGTGGCGGGACGGCTGCGCCGCCGTCCTGGACGCCCTCATAGAACGAGTAAGGCACCCCTGA
- the serS gene encoding serine--tRNA ligase: MIDLRALRENPEPFRASQRARGADVELVDRVIAADEARRRALAAFESLRAEQKSVSRSVGKASPEERPAILASAKELAEQVKAAEAASSAAAAELDALARQFANLIEGAPSGGEEDYVVLRHEGGEPRDFAAEGFEPADHLAIGEGLDIIDTRRGAKVSGARFYYLKGWGMRLELALMTAALDAAVARGFTPMTTPTLVTPQVMGGTGFLGAHSDEIYYLPADDLYLTGTSEVALAGYHADEILDLSAGPRRYMGWSTCYRREAGAAGKDTRGIIRVHQFNKAEMFSYCRPEDAEAEHARLLAMEEEMLALVELPYRVIDTAAGDLGSSAARKFDCEAWLPTQQRWMEVTSTSNCTTYQARRLAVRERREGGTSPVATLNGTLATTRWMVAILENHQQADGSVRVPEGLRPYLGGLEVIEPVGATA, encoded by the coding sequence ATGATCGACCTGCGTGCGCTTCGCGAGAACCCCGAGCCCTTCCGAGCCAGCCAGCGAGCCCGTGGTGCCGACGTCGAGCTCGTTGACCGTGTCATCGCCGCCGACGAGGCCCGCCGCCGGGCACTGGCCGCCTTCGAGAGCCTGCGCGCCGAGCAGAAGTCGGTCTCCCGGTCGGTGGGGAAGGCCTCACCGGAGGAGCGCCCGGCGATCCTCGCCAGCGCCAAGGAGCTCGCCGAGCAGGTCAAGGCGGCCGAGGCCGCCTCCTCGGCCGCCGCCGCCGAGCTCGACGCCCTGGCCCGCCAGTTCGCCAACCTCATCGAGGGAGCGCCGTCGGGCGGTGAGGAGGACTACGTCGTCCTGCGCCACGAGGGCGGCGAGCCCCGCGACTTCGCCGCCGAGGGCTTCGAGCCCGCCGACCACCTGGCGATCGGCGAGGGCCTGGACATCATCGACACCCGCCGCGGCGCCAAGGTCTCCGGCGCCCGCTTCTACTACCTCAAGGGCTGGGGCATGCGCCTGGAGCTGGCCCTCATGACGGCCGCCCTGGACGCCGCCGTCGCCCGCGGCTTCACCCCGATGACCACCCCCACGCTCGTGACCCCGCAGGTCATGGGCGGCACCGGGTTCCTGGGCGCCCACAGCGACGAGATCTACTACCTGCCCGCCGACGACCTCTACCTCACCGGCACCTCCGAGGTGGCCCTGGCCGGCTACCACGCCGACGAGATCCTCGACCTGTCCGCCGGGCCCAGGCGCTACATGGGGTGGTCCACCTGCTACCGGCGCGAGGCCGGCGCCGCAGGCAAGGACACCCGCGGCATCATCCGCGTCCACCAGTTCAACAAGGCCGAGATGTTCTCCTACTGCCGTCCCGAGGACGCCGAGGCCGAGCACGCCCGCCTCCTGGCCATGGAGGAGGAGATGCTGGCCCTGGTCGAGCTGCCCTACCGGGTCATCGACACCGCCGCCGGGGACCTGGGCTCCTCGGCCGCCCGTAAGTTCGACTGCGAGGCCTGGCTGCCCACCCAGCAGCGCTGGATGGAGGTCACCTCCACCTCCAACTGCACCACCTACCAGGCCCGCCGCCTGGCCGTGCGCGAGCGCCGCGAGGGCGGCACGAGCCCCGTGGCCACCCTCAACGGGACCCTGGCCACCACCCGCTGGATGGTCGCCATCCTGGAGAACCACCAGCAGGCCGACGGCTCGGTGCGCGTGCCCGAGGGCCTGCGCCCCTACCTGGGCGGCCTGGAGGTCATCGAGCCCGTCGGCGCCACAGCCTGA
- a CDS encoding LysR substrate-binding domain-containing protein, translated as MPISSSPSFSQLRAFVALCDHQHFGEAATALGVSQPSLSQAITALEKRVGGELVERTTRRVLVTSLGEALLPFARDAVLAAEAFTEAASSQGAALSGSMRLGIIPTIAPYLAPVLIDGLREALPQMELDLREMVTGDNLDQLAQGRLDAAIIALEDDLQRTTAIPMFDEQLVILTAADHPWVGRTDVTPAELDDQPLLLLDEGNCLRDQTLALCQRYGSQPPVAVATTLSTVTRMVAHGSGVTIIPEGALQLLAPSSEYGVARFGGEAPVRHMGLVHRVSSSRGADFAQLASLISRLVSEADLPVSPVRLPTAA; from the coding sequence ATGCCGATCTCATCATCTCCCTCATTCTCCCAGTTACGGGCCTTCGTCGCCCTGTGCGACCACCAGCACTTCGGTGAGGCCGCCACGGCGCTCGGCGTCAGCCAGCCCAGCCTGTCCCAGGCCATCACCGCCCTGGAGAAGCGCGTCGGTGGCGAGCTGGTGGAGCGCACCACCCGCCGCGTGCTGGTCACCTCCCTGGGCGAGGCGCTTCTGCCCTTCGCGCGCGACGCGGTCCTGGCGGCCGAGGCCTTCACCGAGGCCGCCTCCAGCCAGGGAGCCGCCCTGAGCGGGTCGATGCGCCTGGGGATCATCCCCACCATCGCCCCCTATCTGGCCCCCGTCCTCATCGACGGCCTGCGCGAGGCCCTGCCCCAGATGGAGCTGGACCTGCGCGAGATGGTCACCGGGGACAACCTCGACCAGCTCGCTCAGGGCCGCCTCGATGCCGCCATCATCGCCCTGGAGGACGACCTCCAGCGCACCACCGCGATCCCGATGTTCGACGAGCAGCTCGTCATCCTCACCGCCGCCGACCACCCCTGGGTGGGCCGCACGGATGTGACCCCCGCCGAGCTCGACGACCAGCCCCTCCTCCTGCTCGACGAGGGCAACTGCCTGCGCGACCAGACCCTGGCACTGTGCCAGCGCTACGGCAGCCAGCCCCCGGTCGCGGTGGCCACCACCCTGTCGACGGTGACCCGCATGGTCGCCCACGGCTCCGGCGTGACGATCATCCCCGAGGGCGCCCTGCAGCTGCTGGCCCCCTCCTCGGAGTACGGCGTCGCCCGCTTCGGCGGCGAGGCACCGGTGCGCCACATGGGCCTGGTCCACCGGGTCTCCTCCTCCCGCGGCGCCGACTTCGCCCAGCTGGCCAGCCTCATCTCGCGCCTGGTGAGCGAGGCCGACCTGCCCGTCTCCCCCGTGAGGCTCCCGACCGCGGCCTGA
- a CDS encoding amidohydrolase, with translation MRDLNDLTRPTVPSSAIQERMAAETEERRHVVGPPTSLPDDAGAPADLRAALGEAVAELAPQIVELSHDIHDHPETGFEEHYAVATVAALLRRHGIEPEVGVYGMDTALRAEISGTAGASATGAAAGDSGESAGTIAILAEYDALPGIGHGCGHNVMCANSVGAFLALAALARSRPGALPGRVVLQTTPAEENSTAKEVLAVRGMLDGVDAAIQTHSYAHDVTHQTWLGVRRLSVVFHGVPAHAASQPFMGRNALDAATLALTGIGLLRQQMLPMDRLHAIITEGGQVPNIIPERTELSIMARSKYLETLKEIAERVEEVVHGAALMTGTGVEILTSEDSNEVPVRDNGPLLTSWVRSQRERGRDPLAPGVLPETIAAGTDFGNVSQRVPGIHPLIKVTDRPDIALHTRAMTEAAGAPTGDAAALDGAYGLAAVALDWLHDAELRRAVRADFEATGGAIDVAGFWEE, from the coding sequence ATGCGCGACCTGAACGACCTGACCCGCCCCACCGTCCCCTCCAGTGCCATTCAGGAGCGCATGGCAGCCGAGACCGAGGAGCGTCGCCACGTCGTCGGCCCACCGACGTCCCTGCCCGACGACGCCGGAGCCCCCGCCGACCTGCGCGCCGCCCTGGGTGAGGCCGTCGCCGAGCTGGCCCCGCAGATCGTCGAGCTCTCCCACGACATCCACGACCACCCCGAGACCGGCTTCGAGGAGCACTACGCCGTGGCCACGGTCGCCGCGCTCCTGCGCCGCCACGGCATCGAGCCAGAGGTCGGCGTCTACGGCATGGACACCGCCCTGCGCGCCGAGATCTCCGGGACCGCCGGGGCCAGTGCCACTGGCGCGGCGGCCGGAGACTCCGGTGAATCAGCCGGCACCATCGCGATCCTCGCCGAGTACGACGCCCTGCCCGGCATCGGCCACGGCTGCGGCCACAACGTCATGTGCGCCAACTCCGTGGGCGCCTTCCTGGCCCTGGCCGCCCTGGCCCGCTCCCGCCCCGGCGCCCTGCCCGGCCGCGTCGTCCTGCAGACCACGCCCGCCGAGGAGAACTCGACCGCCAAGGAGGTCCTGGCCGTGCGCGGCATGCTCGACGGCGTCGACGCCGCCATCCAGACCCACTCCTACGCCCACGACGTCACCCACCAGACCTGGCTCGGGGTGCGCCGCCTGAGCGTCGTCTTCCACGGCGTGCCCGCCCACGCCGCCTCCCAGCCCTTCATGGGCCGCAATGCCCTGGACGCCGCCACCCTGGCCCTGACCGGCATCGGCCTGCTGCGCCAGCAGATGCTCCCCATGGACCGACTCCACGCCATCATCACCGAAGGCGGCCAGGTCCCCAACATCATCCCCGAGCGCACCGAGCTGTCCATCATGGCGCGCTCCAAGTACCTCGAGACCCTCAAGGAGATCGCCGAGCGGGTCGAGGAGGTCGTCCACGGTGCCGCTCTCATGACCGGCACCGGCGTCGAGATCCTCACCTCCGAGGACAGCAATGAGGTCCCCGTGCGCGACAACGGGCCCCTGCTCACCTCCTGGGTGCGCTCCCAGCGCGAGCGCGGCCGCGACCCCCTGGCCCCCGGGGTCCTGCCCGAGACGATCGCCGCCGGCACCGACTTCGGCAACGTCTCCCAGCGCGTGCCCGGCATCCACCCGCTCATCAAGGTGACCGACCGGCCCGACATCGCCCTCCACACCCGCGCCATGACCGAGGCCGCCGGTGCTCCCACCGGGGACGCGGCCGCCCTCGACGGTGCCTACGGGCTGGCCGCCGTCGCCCTGGACTGGCTCCACGACGCCGAGCTGCGCCGGGCCGTGCGCGCCGACTTCGAGGCCACCGGCGGGGCGATCGACGTCGCCGGCTTCTGGGAGGAGTAG
- a CDS encoding diacylglycerol/lipid kinase family protein, with amino-acid sequence MTGSLSDGGTRATTRTGQPLACVVINPSKPRASAAVRGLLEHELHEAGHAGPVWLETSVSEPGTMQARLALAAGARLVVAAGGDGTVRSVAAGMAGTGAQMGIIPLGTANLAARNLGIPVGDPRAAARVAARGVELPADLAWVRTEPFAEADVGTSPAAAGTAGSASASDGAAAAQPAHDPASPTDPASSSGSSQLSAEAARAVRAVQRATRRTRQWTRPTLGDEHACMVVAGIGFDAGLVASTRPALKARVGWGAYALAAVENLGSPRMDLVLSLLDEAGERRVERLIARNLLVANGGRLPAGITLLPEARTDDGLLDVAAIDTIAGLAGWGSLARQVLPPYAAHYSESGRSLGRVVLRRGGEVAIRLSAPALVEVDGDLLAPTQGMRVRLDPGALLIRRPAA; translated from the coding sequence ATGACCGGCTCGCTCTCCGACGGCGGGACCCGGGCGACGACGCGCACCGGGCAGCCGCTGGCCTGCGTCGTCATCAACCCCTCCAAGCCGCGCGCCAGCGCCGCGGTACGGGGCCTGCTGGAGCACGAGCTGCACGAGGCGGGGCATGCCGGACCCGTCTGGCTGGAGACGAGCGTCTCCGAGCCCGGCACCATGCAGGCGCGCCTGGCCCTGGCAGCCGGGGCCCGGCTGGTGGTGGCCGCAGGCGGAGACGGGACCGTGCGCTCGGTGGCGGCCGGCATGGCCGGCACCGGCGCCCAGATGGGCATCATCCCCCTGGGCACGGCGAACCTGGCGGCCCGCAATCTCGGGATACCGGTCGGAGACCCGAGGGCAGCGGCCCGGGTGGCGGCCCGCGGCGTCGAGCTGCCCGCCGACCTGGCCTGGGTGAGGACCGAGCCCTTTGCCGAGGCCGACGTCGGAACGAGCCCGGCAGCGGCCGGTACCGCCGGTTCGGCGAGCGCCTCGGACGGAGCCGCAGCGGCCCAGCCGGCCCACGATCCGGCCAGTCCGACCGATCCGGCCAGTTCATCCGGCTCATCGCAACTGTCCGCCGAGGCGGCCCGGGCGGTGCGCGCGGTCCAGAGGGCGACCCGGCGCACCCGCCAGTGGACCCGTCCCACCCTCGGGGACGAGCACGCCTGCATGGTGGTGGCCGGGATCGGCTTCGATGCCGGTCTGGTCGCCTCCACGCGTCCGGCCCTCAAGGCGCGGGTCGGATGGGGCGCCTACGCCCTGGCGGCCGTGGAGAACCTGGGCTCGCCGCGCATGGACCTGGTTCTCAGCCTCCTGGACGAGGCCGGCGAGCGGCGCGTGGAGCGCCTGATCGCCCGCAACCTGCTGGTGGCCAACGGCGGTCGTCTCCCGGCCGGGATCACCCTGCTGCCCGAGGCCCGCACCGACGACGGCCTGCTCGACGTCGCCGCCATCGACACGATCGCAGGCCTGGCCGGGTGGGGATCCCTGGCGCGCCAGGTGCTGCCGCCCTACGCGGCGCACTACTCCGAGTCCGGCCGCTCCCTGGGCCGGGTGGTGCTGCGGCGCGGCGGGGAGGTGGCCATCCGGCTTTCCGCGCCGGCACTGGTGGAGGTCGACGGGGACCTGCTGGCGCCCACCCAGGGCATGCGGGTGCGCCTCGACCCCGGGGCGCTGCTCATCCGCCGCCCGGCGGCCTGA
- a CDS encoding DNA alkylation repair protein, which yields MDRDEESVSEETSARITAFITDLRKALEGAGDPARAEQQRAYLKSEMAMYGVGVPETRCLSRRTAGAHTELWTEATTWEAALRRLWDGAAHREERYAALAIIRSKLSTSHAGRMESLALYEHFLRTGQWWDLVDETSHAVGLVVRQHPAAAARMRVWATDPDMWVRRSAIICQLQHKADTDLDLLTGVIEANQEDSEFFIRKAIGWALRDYARTDGDWVRTFVQGHPDLSPLSRREALKHL from the coding sequence ATGGACAGGGATGAAGAGTCGGTGAGCGAGGAGACGAGTGCGCGGATCACGGCTTTCATCACCGACCTGCGCAAGGCGCTGGAAGGCGCGGGTGACCCGGCCCGCGCGGAGCAGCAGCGGGCGTACCTCAAGTCCGAGATGGCGATGTACGGAGTCGGGGTCCCGGAAACGCGGTGCCTCTCCCGAAGGACCGCTGGCGCCCACACCGAGCTGTGGACCGAGGCCACTACCTGGGAGGCCGCGCTGCGGCGCCTGTGGGACGGGGCCGCTCACCGCGAGGAGCGCTACGCGGCCCTGGCCATCATCCGATCCAAGCTGTCCACATCGCATGCTGGACGCATGGAGTCCCTGGCGCTCTACGAGCATTTTCTGCGCACGGGGCAGTGGTGGGATCTGGTTGATGAGACCTCCCACGCCGTCGGGCTGGTGGTGCGTCAGCACCCGGCTGCGGCGGCCCGCATGCGCGTGTGGGCCACCGATCCGGACATGTGGGTACGGCGCAGCGCCATCATCTGCCAGCTCCAGCACAAGGCCGACACGGACCTCGACCTGCTCACCGGCGTCATCGAGGCCAACCAGGAGGACTCGGAGTTCTTCATCCGCAAGGCGATCGGCTGGGCGCTGCGCGACTACGCGCGTACGGACGGCGACTGGGTGCGCACCTTCGTCCAGGGACATCCGGACCTGTCCCCGCTCAGCCGACGCGAGGCCCTCAAGCACCTGTGA